From a single Streptomyces liliifuscus genomic region:
- a CDS encoding replication-relaxation family protein has product MPNVDAGAGDRLALAVLVQYRMATTEQMHWVIAPEVRIEQTRRRLARLREAGLVDRITLPGAGRTRVWFPTRYGVQLACEWPEMRGRRPSRTVSDPTAVRLKVGHALTVTRTALAFLQDARRNGDLCRPLDWIPLRPTIRQGAARRSSPTPSCTTGVVPPTTTGRCCGRS; this is encoded by the coding sequence ATGCCGAACGTGGACGCGGGCGCGGGTGACCGGCTGGCGCTGGCGGTGCTGGTCCAGTACCGGATGGCCACTACCGAACAGATGCACTGGGTGATCGCCCCCGAGGTACGCATCGAGCAGACGAGGCGACGGCTGGCCCGACTGCGGGAGGCGGGGCTGGTCGACAGGATCACCCTGCCAGGGGCCGGACGAACCCGGGTGTGGTTCCCCACCCGGTACGGCGTGCAACTCGCCTGTGAGTGGCCCGAGATGCGCGGCCGCCGGCCCTCCCGGACGGTGTCCGATCCGACCGCCGTACGGCTGAAGGTCGGCCACGCGCTGACCGTGACCAGGACCGCGCTCGCATTCCTCCAGGACGCCCGCCGCAACGGCGACCTGTGCCGGCCACTGGACTGGATCCCCCTGAGGCCCACTATCCGACAGGGAGCGGCGAGGCGGTCATCCCCGACGCCCTCCTGTACTACCGGCGTGGTCCCGCCGACGACAACTGGTCGATGCTGCGGGCGTTCGTGA
- a CDS encoding TetR/AcrR family transcriptional regulator, translating to MSSTPRKPRGPYRKGLERREQILRAALEVFSEHGERGSSLKEIADRVGMSQAGVLHYFDSREDLLLAVLAERDALDTEAAADVMSPGEAVARTVGHNARQPGLVDLFVTLSAAASDPAHPAHAFFKRRYTDLSTRIQEGLEQGRQNDQIRQDVDPKLMARLLLAVSDGIQLQWLLDPSVDMTALVEAFNRMCAVPVGESNNPSPTGEDN from the coding sequence GTGAGCAGCACACCACGCAAGCCCAGGGGCCCTTACCGCAAGGGCCTTGAGCGCCGCGAGCAGATCCTGCGTGCGGCTCTGGAGGTCTTCAGCGAGCACGGCGAACGCGGCTCCTCGCTCAAGGAGATCGCCGACCGCGTGGGCATGTCCCAGGCGGGTGTGCTGCACTACTTCGACTCCCGGGAGGACCTCCTGCTGGCCGTGCTGGCCGAGCGGGACGCCCTGGACACCGAAGCGGCCGCCGATGTGATGTCACCGGGCGAGGCGGTGGCCCGGACGGTCGGTCACAACGCCCGACAGCCGGGTCTGGTCGACCTGTTCGTGACCCTGTCCGCCGCCGCCTCGGATCCGGCCCATCCCGCCCACGCCTTCTTCAAGCGGCGGTACACGGACCTGAGCACCCGGATCCAGGAGGGCCTGGAACAGGGCCGACAGAACGACCAGATCCGCCAGGACGTCGATCCAAAGCTCATGGCGCGGCTGCTGCTCGCGGTGTCCGACGGCATCCAGTTGCAGTGGCTGCTGGATCCGAGCGTCGACATGACCGCCCTGGTCGAGGCGTTCAACCGCATGTGTGCCGTCCCGGTGGGCGAGAGCAACAACCCGTCGCCCACCGGCGAAGACAACTGA
- a CDS encoding dihydrofolate reductase family protein: protein MSKVVSGISMSLDGFVAGPNVSREQQLGDGGLPLHQWLHQPDPRDIALLDEMRAGLGSILMGRVSYELAEGDGGWGDGGPAGPTPCFVLTHKAPDPETVRAPSVFTFVTDGIHGAVAQAKAAAGGKAVAVHGASTTQQCLAAGLLDEIQIHLAPVLLGGGTRLFDHLGGQYRLERTKVIETPNATHLRFSVIR, encoded by the coding sequence ATGAGCAAGGTCGTTTCAGGTATCTCGATGTCGCTGGACGGGTTCGTCGCCGGTCCGAATGTCTCCCGCGAGCAGCAACTGGGCGACGGCGGCCTGCCGCTGCACCAGTGGCTGCACCAGCCGGACCCGCGCGACATCGCCCTGCTGGACGAGATGCGCGCAGGGCTGGGGTCGATCCTGATGGGCCGGGTGTCGTACGAGTTGGCGGAGGGCGACGGCGGATGGGGCGACGGCGGGCCCGCCGGACCGACGCCATGTTTCGTGCTTACCCACAAGGCACCCGACCCGGAGACGGTACGGGCCCCATCGGTCTTCACCTTCGTCACCGACGGCATCCACGGCGCGGTGGCCCAGGCGAAGGCAGCGGCGGGCGGCAAAGCGGTCGCCGTACACGGCGCGAGCACGACTCAACAGTGCCTCGCGGCCGGGCTGCTGGACGAGATCCAGATCCATCTGGCACCGGTCCTGCTCGGCGGTGGAACTCGGCTGTTCGACCACCTGGGCGGGCAGTACCGGCTGGAGCGTACGAAGGTGATCGAGACGCCGAACGCCACCCATCTGCGGTTCAGCGTGATCCGCTGA